AAAAGTATCCTTTTTTCTCTTGATATAGAGGAAAGCATTTTTAAGGTATCACCATAACAATATTCTGATTCTGCATATTTTCTAAAATTTTTGATGTCATAAGGACAGTTAAACATCTCAGGTAGAGCTACTATATCTGCACCTTTATCTGTAGCTTGTACTATCATGTTTTTTGCCTTTTCTATATTACTTTTTTTAGAAGAACTTAAAACTTTCATTTGGCATAAACCTATCTTTACCACAGAAACACCTCTTAAAATTAAATCATTTTATTTAATCGTTAAAATATATTATAGCCATAAGTTGTATAATTTATATTATAACATTAACTATAATTTATTACTCCAAACTATTTAAGTTTTCGTAAAAATTTCATAATTTAATAATGTTTATTGTTTTTAGAATTACTGCAAAGAATCTATTGCTTAAAAATAGGTAAAATTATATAATTTTTATGATATTACTATAAGATAAGAGGGAGATTATTTAATGAAACAACATTCACTTTCAAGGACTGAATTATTAATTGGTAAAGAAGCTTTGGAAAAATTGAAGAATAGTACAGTGGTTATATTTGGATTAGGCGGCGTAGGTAGTTTTAGTCTTGAAGCTATAGCCAGAGCAGGTATAGGCCATATTGTAATTGTAGATGATGACACTGTTTGTTTAACAAATATAAATAGACAAATACAAGCTAATTTTCATACAATAGGTAAATATAAAGCAGATGTTTTAAGAGATAGGGTTTTGGACATAAATCCAAATTGTAAAATAGAAGCTTACAAAACCTTTGTAAAGGAAGACAACATAGATGAAATCATACCAGATAAAACAGATTATGTAATAGATGCAGTGGATACCGTATCTTCAAAAATATCCTTAATAATGTGGTGTAAAAAACACAATGTTGATATAATAAGCTGCATGGGTACTGGAAATAAATTAGACCCTACTAAATTTAAGATAGCTGATATATATGATACGAAAATATGCCCTTTGGCTAAAGTTATGAGACATGAACTTAGAAAAAGAGGTATAGATAAAGTAAAAGTACTTTATTCAGAAGAAGTCCCTAGAAAACCAAAGATAGATGAGGTTGTAACTTGCAAAGAAGGATGTGTATGTGCAGGAGGATCTAGAAAATGTCTTGCCAAACGTCAGATACCGGCTAGTAATTCTTTTGTACCTCCTGTAGCAGGAATGATAATAGGCGGAGAGGTTATAAAAGATATAATAGATATCTAAACTCATATAAAGATACAGGCTTTAATTACTTATATTTTAGTCTGTGTCTTTTTAATTTGTAAAGAAATATTGCATTAATCTTGTTTATATTTACCATATATGTTGTCTAGATCGCTTTTGTAATTCAAATTGGTAAACATGCCTAGTGAATTATCATATTTTTCTTTTATAGTTTCTGGTATATATTTTATATTAGTACCTTCTATTATTTTTCTAATAGATAATCTTCCAGCATCTATACCCCGTTTAAAATAAGGTACAAGATCTTTAGAATAAAAAGAATACAAGGGCTCTATATCTTTTCCATTGTGAGCCATTATAACATGAAAATTTTTTTCTTTTGTAAAATTCATCATATATTTTATATATTCTAAATTTACAAAAGGCATATCACAGGCTATAAAAAATGTATATGGAGATGAAGAATAATTAAGTCCTGTAAATATTCCACCTGCAGGTCCATATTCTTTTTTTAAGTCTTCTAGTACAGTGTATTTTATATTTCCAAATTTATATTTGTTTTCAGCTACAAAAACTACTTCATCAAATATATTCTCTAGCTTTTCGGCTGTTATTTCTACTAGAAATTTTTCTCCTATTTTTATTTTACTTTTGTCAAATCCCATCCTTTTACTTTTTCCACCACATAAAATTACTGCTGTATATTTTTCTTTCAAGTTTTTCCCTCCTAAGTACGTTTTCTTTTATATTTTATCATTTATTTTTTGTAATATCTAGTTTGGTTTACATTTTTTTAATTTACATAATATTTATACTGTTAACTAATTGTATTTATAAAAGAAATATAAGACTTTACTAAAAAAATTTATTCATTTTTATCAAAAAAATATATACTATAAATATATATATGCTACTATATATTTAAACTACAAATTAGCTAGAAGGAGACTTTTTAAAATGTTTGATTCTAAATACAAACCTATGGACAAAATACTATGGAAAGGCAGAGTTGATAGTGAAACTAATTTTGATGCTTTCAGATGGCATCAATGGATTAAGTGCATTGATTTAAGGAAAGATGACATTTCTCCTTATACCGGCAAGCTGGGATTTGGTTTTATTGGATTTTGCTGCGATGAAGGTGTAAGACGCAATAATGGAAGAACAGGTGCTTCAAAAGGTCCAGAAAGTATTAGAAAAGAAATGGCAAACCTTCCTTGTTTTTTTACAAAAGACGTTAATTTATTTGACTTTGGAAATATTATTTGTGATGATAATTCTCTAGAAGAAAGTCAGAAGATACTTTCAAAAGCAGTATCTAAAATATTAAGTTTAAATCTTTTCCCCATAATTCTAGGTGGAGGCCATGAAACCACTTTTGGACATTACAAAGGAGTTTTAAATCACTTAAGTAAACATACTAAAACCCCTGATATTGGTATTATAAATTTTGATGCTCATTTTGACCTTAGACCTTATGAAAATGGTGCTAGTTCAGGAACAATGTTTAGGCAGATTCATGATCTTAACATAGATAAAGGAATTGACTATTCATATTTTTGCATGGGAATACAAAATCACAGTAATACTGTAGATCTTTTTAAAACTGCACATAAATTTGGAGTAAAATATGTACTAGCTAAAGACGTAACTAACGATACTGAGTGGAATACCTTAGACAAGCTGAATGATTTTATTAAAAAGCACGATAATATTTACATAACAATATGCTCTGACGTATTTACTTCATCTTACGCACCTGGAGTAAGTGCTACCCAATCCCTTGGCCTTGACCCAGAAAAAGTTTTGAAATTCTTAAAATACATATTAAAATCCAACAAGGTAGTAAGTTTTGACATATGTGAAGTTTCTCCTAGGTTTGATCAGGATAAAACTACAGCAAATTTAGCTGCTGTCATAATATTTTCAGTAGTAAACACATTATGTACAATAAATAATCTATTTGTAGGTTATTAAAAAATATGTCCTGCTTTAAAGGCAGGACATATTTTTTAAATTTTAAATTTTTTAACTATACTATTTAACTTTTCTGCTAATTGCTCTTCCCTTTCGGCTGTTGATACTATTTTCTCTATATGTGCAGAAGTTTCATCAATGTTTCCTCTTATTGTCTCTGCATTTTCAGAAGATTTAAATGCATTTTGTGCCATATTTTGTACTACATCATTCATTTGGCTTACAGTAGCATTTAATTCTTCTGACATAGACGCTACATCATAAGACATCTTATTTAAAAATTCAGCATCCTTGTAATACTTGTCTCCTGTATCTCTGAAGGCTTCTAATTGGGGATCTACATTTTCGTGTATAAAATCCAGTATATCATTTCCGTTACCCGAGCAAGACTTAAAAGCTTCATATACCTTTGAAATAGTACCCTGAATAGCTACAACAGCCTGTGAGGACTGTTCTGCAAGTCTTCTTACCTCTCCTGCTACTACTTCAAATCCTTTGCCCTTTTCCCCTGCTCTAGCTGCTTCTATAGCTGCATTTAATGCCAATAGTTCTGTATTTTCTGCTATACTTGCAATGGTATCTGCCATAACTTTTATATTTTCTACTACTTTGATGTCCTCAATTACTTTTAGCATTTTTTCTCGTTTTTCTTCATATATTTTTCTCGTTTTCTCTATGGATTCACCTGTTTTATTTCGTATATCCACAGCTGTATTTTGAATTTGCTCTGCACTACTATTTCCCTCTACAGCCCTTTCAGATAACTGGTTTACATTTCCACCTATTTCTTCTATAGAGGCACTTATTTCTTCTGATACTGCGCTTGTTTCCTGTATGCTGTCTACTATATTTTTTACTGCACTATTCATAGTTTCAGACTTTAAAGATAACTGCTCTGCAAGCTTAGTTAATTCCGTACTAGATTTATTTATATCATCTGAATCACCCAGTATTTCTTTTACAAGTTGAACCAGTTCCTTATGCATTATATTAAAAGAATTTGATAGTTTACCTATTTCATCTTTATAATTTAGCAGGTAATCGTATTTATCATCATAAGTTAAATCAAACTTAGATATTTTATCTGCCATCTTTGATAGAGATAATATAGGATCTCCTATTTTTTTACCAAAATATACAGAAACCATAAAAGCTGCAATTATACATAGAACAATAATTATTATAAAGGATTTCACTAAACTTTGAAGTGGTTTAGTAAGTTCGGATACAGGTACTGAAAATCCAACTGTCCAGTTACTGGATGGTATTTTGGAAGTTACAAAATATTTTTCACCACCATCATAATCTTTTAACTTTACAAAATTACTACTTAAAATATTTTTAAATTGTCCATTCATGACATTATTCACATTTTGAAGTTTTTTATCTTTAGGCTGAAAATCTTTATTTGGATGAATTATAAAATCGTTGTCACTATCTATCAAAAATCCATAGCTATTACTTATTACTTTAGACTTTTGAACAATATTTGTAATTGTCTGCAGATCAATATTATAAGCCAGAGCTCCAACTGTAACTCCATTTTCAACTATAGGTCTTCCTATAGTTATTACCATTCTATTTATCTGC
The genomic region above belongs to Clostridium sp. AWRP and contains:
- a CDS encoding tRNA threonylcarbamoyladenosine dehydratase, producing the protein MKQHSLSRTELLIGKEALEKLKNSTVVIFGLGGVGSFSLEAIARAGIGHIVIVDDDTVCLTNINRQIQANFHTIGKYKADVLRDRVLDINPNCKIEAYKTFVKEDNIDEIIPDKTDYVIDAVDTVSSKISLIMWCKKHNVDIISCMGTGNKLDPTKFKIADIYDTKICPLAKVMRHELRKRGIDKVKVLYSEEVPRKPKIDEVVTCKEGCVCAGGSRKCLAKRQIPASNSFVPPVAGMIIGGEVIKDIIDI
- the hutG gene encoding formimidoylglutamase: MFDSKYKPMDKILWKGRVDSETNFDAFRWHQWIKCIDLRKDDISPYTGKLGFGFIGFCCDEGVRRNNGRTGASKGPESIRKEMANLPCFFTKDVNLFDFGNIICDDNSLEESQKILSKAVSKILSLNLFPIILGGGHETTFGHYKGVLNHLSKHTKTPDIGIINFDAHFDLRPYENGASSGTMFRQIHDLNIDKGIDYSYFCMGIQNHSNTVDLFKTAHKFGVKYVLAKDVTNDTEWNTLDKLNDFIKKHDNIYITICSDVFTSSYAPGVSATQSLGLDPEKVLKFLKYILKSNKVVSFDICEVSPRFDQDKTTANLAAVIIFSVVNTLCTINNLFVGY
- a CDS encoding molybdenum cofactor guanylyltransferase; this encodes MKEKYTAVILCGGKSKRMGFDKSKIKIGEKFLVEITAEKLENIFDEVVFVAENKYKFGNIKYTVLEDLKKEYGPAGGIFTGLNYSSSPYTFFIACDMPFVNLEYIKYMMNFTKEKNFHVIMAHNGKDIEPLYSFYSKDLVPYFKRGIDAGRLSIRKIIEGTNIKYIPETIKEKYDNSLGMFTNLNYKSDLDNIYGKYKQD
- a CDS encoding methyl-accepting chemotaxis protein, translating into MKSIKSKIVVLASLICVFSLLISSAVTYYISYKVVTNQSKDKILVSSDKYAETIDKWFDGYGKIVNEIGDSVENINIAQKDNVLSYLQQKLKDNKSATDIYIVLADKSLIDAGGWVPPAGYDGTQREWYKKALEKKGIIYSSPYLDKQINRMVITIGRPIVENGVTVGALAYNIDLQTITNIVQKSKVISNSYGFLIDSDNDFIIHPNKDFQPKDKKLQNVNNVMNGQFKNILSSNFVKLKDYDGGEKYFVTSKIPSSNWTVGFSVPVSELTKPLQSLVKSFIIIIVLCIIAAFMVSVYFGKKIGDPILSLSKMADKISKFDLTYDDKYDYLLNYKDEIGKLSNSFNIMHKELVQLVKEILGDSDDINKSSTELTKLAEQLSLKSETMNSAVKNIVDSIQETSAVSEEISASIEEIGGNVNQLSERAVEGNSSAEQIQNTAVDIRNKTGESIEKTRKIYEEKREKMLKVIEDIKVVENIKVMADTIASIAENTELLALNAAIEAARAGEKGKGFEVVAGEVRRLAEQSSQAVVAIQGTISKVYEAFKSCSGNGNDILDFIHENVDPQLEAFRDTGDKYYKDAEFLNKMSYDVASMSEELNATVSQMNDVVQNMAQNAFKSSENAETIRGNIDETSAHIEKIVSTAEREEQLAEKLNSIVKKFKI